The genomic DNA TTCCCGCTGGGAGCCAAGTCGCCATCGTGCAGAGCCAGAATGGAAACGAAGGCTCGATGGTCACTACCGTGGCCGGGCTGACTCCGGGGACGCGCTACACGGTGAGCTTCCGTGCGAATGCCCGCGATTATCTGGGCAGCGTGCCGGCAGCGACCTGGTCCCTGGAATGCGGGGCGAATAGTCCGGCGAAGCCTGCGGTGCCGTTCAATGTTTCACCTCGTGTGGGTGGCACCAATCCGTACTACCGTGTGACGGGCACCTTCATCGCCACCTCGTCGCTGCTGGACATCCGGCTGCGAAATCAGACGAGCGTGGACAGCACGGTGCTGCTGGATGACTTCAAGCTCACGGCCGAGGACTTCTCGTCGCCATGGCGCATCCGGCCGTGGAATGACGATGCGAGTTCCGGAGTCGGGACGGGGCAGTTCTTTAACACCGAATCCTGGGCTTATGCGTTGGGGACTCCCGTCGGCGGACTCGATCTGAACGGAGTGAGGGTAGGAGGGCTGCCATCGTCCAACCTGAATGCTCCGGGCAAGGTGAAGATCGAGGGGGCGGATTTCGGTGGTGTTTTCCAGTCCGGTTCGCAGTCCACCGTTCCTGGAAACTCGGGAGGAGCCAGCGGCACGATAGGAGACCAATTCGTGCGGGGGCAGAAGAACGTGACCATCACGCTGGATGGCCTCGTGACGGGCCAGGGCTACCGGGTCCAGGTCTTCGGCGCGGGATCCGCGTCTTCCGGGAGTTGCCTAGCGACGTTCTCGTCCGGAAACGATTCGATCGAAGTCGATGAAGGTCTCTACGGCGCGGCCCAAGGGATCCGCACCGAATACCTTTTCACCGCGGACGCCGCGACACGGGTGATCCGGGTGCAGTCGCACGATCCTAACAACACGTATCGTCTCTACGGCATCGCCCTCGACAAGACCGGCCCCGTGTTCTCCGTGGAGGAGGTGAATGGCGGGTCCGCGCAAGTGATCCCTTCGGGTGGGTCTTTCGACTTTGGATTCGTGGCGCTGCCCTTGCATTCCGTGACGAAGAATTTCCTGCTGCGCAACAGCGGTGCGGGGGGCCTGGTCGTGATATCCGTACTCGGGCCGTTCGGCTCACCGCTCCGCTTTTCCATGCAGCCGCAGTCATTCGATCTGAATGGCACCCTCGCCACCGGACAGGCTGTGCCCTTCCAAGTCACCTATGATCCCGGCTCCGGCGGTCCCGCGCAGGATTTGCTGAGGTTCTATATGGGAGGCTCTCAATTCATCGATTTCACTTTGAAAGGTGACAGTGCGCTGAGCTACGCGAACTGGTCCGCGGGACAATTCCCGGGCAATCCCGGCAATGCGGCGGGCACCGCCGATCCGGATCGGGATGGCCTGCCGAACTTGCTAGAATACTCGCTCCGTGGGGACCCGAAGGCCTTCACGTCTGCTCGCCTCGGTCAGCCGTCCGCCCCGAATGCGGGCATGCGGAGGCTGAGCTTTCCCTATCACCCGAGCATCGTGGATGTGACGTGGACGCTGCAGTACAGCGCGAATCTCTCGGGCTGGACGGATGTGTATCGCTACCAGCGTGCGACGGGCGGGACTGCGTTGCTTCCCGGTGTGACCGGTGCGGCGAATGCGGGTGCGCAGATGATTGATGTGAATGTGCCGGATGGGGCGCTGTTCCAAGGGAAGGGGTTTTGGCGGGTGAAGGCGGAGTAGGGATATGGCGGATAGGTGTGTCGGACTGACAATTTTCCGGACAGGGGGAGTTCTTTGGGTAGCGCGCCGGAAGGCGGCGAGCTGTCATTGTGATGAATCAATCCCTCTATGAGCGGTCGGCCAGGGTTGGCTGCTTTTCGCTCCTGTCCCTCGGGTGTCTGGTGATGTTCGCGCTGTGCTCGAGTCCGAGCGAGTATGTGCCGCTCAAGAGGAATCCCGATGGGAGTCCGGTGGTGGATGCTGCAGGGGACTATGTCACGGACGTGAGCTGGAGATCCGAGCTGGTCAATGCGATGCCGCTGATCCTGACGGTCTCGGTGAGTGCGTTTTTCCTGATTCTTGCGGTGAGGGCGGCGGTGAGGAATCTTCCTCGGTGAGCCGGAGAAGGGCGCTTCATTTGGCGATGATGGTTCGCTAGGCTGAGGCCGGAATCGTCGTATGCTGCAATTCATCCACCTCGCTGACGAAGCAGATGGCCGTTCCCGGGAGTGATGAATGGGAGTTCTCTATCTGGCACCTCTTGATTCATGAATGCGCTTTTCATCGTCGCTGCGGTTTTCGTCTTTCTCTTGTGTCCGGCAGCCTTGGCCGGGAATTCCAAGGAGGTGCCGGACAGTGACTCTCCGGGTGGTGACTATGCGGCACGTGTGGAACCGCCGGCCAACGAGATCGATGACGTGGACCACCTGAGCATCTACCGGAAGGCGACGGGCGAGGTGATCGCGCGGGTGGCGCTCGGTGGCTACGCGCGCTATCCGATGGCGGCCGATTCGATGAACCTGCGGCTCTTGTGGTCGCCGGATTCGAAACACCTGGCGGTGATGGGTCGGACGACGAAACGCTCTTGGGAGGTTTCCGTCTATGCCATCGGCAAGGGTGCGACCAAGGTCAAGCTTCCCAGCGCGACGGAGAAGGCGCTGAAGTTGCTATCGGCAAAGGAGATCGATCGTGTCTCGCGCGAGACGCCGGTGAAGTGGCTCGACAATGACAGGCTGCTGCTGCGGGCTGCGGGGGACACGACCGTCGGAGGGGAGTTGATTTGGTACGAGGTCGATGTGACTTTCTCGATGAAGGGTGGCAAGATTACCGGGGCGAAGCTCATTGAGAAAAGGTCCCGTGAGGGCTAACAGGGGAGGTATCGCGAGGATTTTTGGGAGTCGATTGCAGCGGACATCCGCAACTCTCAGACGGTGGTGGCGTTGATTCCATGGCTTGCCATGAAGATGATCCGGATATCTGCTGTCTTGTCGTTGTTGTTCGCTGGCGTGCTGTGCGCTGACCCTGCGGCTGAAGTGCCGGCTGCTGAAGGCGTGCACGCGAAGGTGGATGCGCTGATGAAGGCACAGCGGGCGGATGAGGCGGTGGTCTTGCTTGAGGCGGCGCTGAAGGATCATCCCGATGATGTTGAGGCGCTCAGGAAGCTGGGATCCATTTATGCGATGGTGCTCAGGCAGCCGGAGAAAGGTGCGCTGCTGCTGGAGAAGGGGGCCAAGACGGGGGACAAGAAGAGCCTGCAAGCCCTGGCGCTGACCCAGCTCTCGATGCAGGACGACAAGGGGATGCTCGCGTACAAGAAGCTGTATGTGGACAATTACGAGAACCTGGGCGGAGCGCGGGTGGTGTGCTTCTACATCGCCGGGCAGGAAAGGGATGGAGGTCTCTTCAATCAGCTTCTACTAAAGACTCCCTGGGACGATATCGAGAAGGACAAGAACCTCAGCATGATGATCGCGAAAACGGCGAAGCGGCTTGTGGAGAATGACCGGGTCGAGGGAGCTGACGCTCCCGAGGGGAAGGCGGATGGTGAAGGGAAGTAGCATCCGGAGCCGGGTCCAAGCCCTCGGTAACAAGGAGAGCTTGGCGCTTTGGTCTTGGTGCTAGGAAGCTGGGGTGGTATGCCAATCGGGAGGCATGCACCGGTTGTTCCAGGTAGTCGTTCTAGGGTTCGCCGTGTTTGTGGCTGGCCCGGTGCGAGCCTTCTCGGAGATACCGCCCGAGGACTACTTGTTCTTCAGCGTGAAGAGTTTCCGGATCGTCCTGATAGAAGTCGATAGCGTCAAAGTCGACCTCGCCGGGAATAAGAATGGAATTGAAGTTCATAACGTGACTGTCGCTGGCAAGCGGATCGAGACCATCCGGGGAAACGACACAGGGCTTCAGTTTAGCAATCAGAGCCCGGAGTTGAGAGTCAGCAAGTATGAGGAGGCACGGCGGTCCTTTTCCGAGGGGCAGGTCGAGATGCTTCTGATCAAGAAGCCGCACCTCGGATCACAGTGCAAGAAGGGCCATCGTTATCTGGTGATCTTTGAAGGAAATGACCCGATCTACTTCGAAGTCTCCAAGGACGACGATGGATGGAGGAAGAAGATGCTCGAAAACGAGAAGCGCTGGAACGAGCAGAAGTAGTTCGGCGGGGGAACCGACGATCTTGAAACTCACGCCTTCAGCACTGTCGTCTTTCCTAACAGGTCCCGCTCGTAGGCGTGGATGCGTTGGCCTTCGGGGTTGATGAATTGGACGGTCATCTTTTCGTCGGTGACGTGGATGTGATTGAAGCCGCGGGTTTGCATGGAGAAGCCTCGGCCGGTGCCGATGACTTCGTAGCGGCTGGCACCGCCGCCGCCGGAGATGACGAAGTCGGGGGAGAAGCCTTCGACCTGGAGGTGCTGGAGATTGTGATCGTGGCCGGAGATGTAGAGGGAGACGCGCTTGTCGCGGAGGTAGGGTTCCCATTGGGCGAGGAGCTTCTCGCCTTGCTTGTCGCCGCGGTCCTTGGTCTCGGAGAAGATGGGGAAGTGAGAGACCATCCATAGCCACTTGGCGTTGGTGGGCTTGGCCATTTCGGCTTCGAGCCAGCGGTGCTGGGCGAGCTTTTCCTGTGGGGTGAGGGCGCCTTCGAAATTGTTGCCGTCGAGGTAGATGACTTTGACGAGCGGCTGGCCCTTCGGGCCGAGTTCGAAGGCGTGCCACTTGGCAGGCATCTTCCAGCGGGATGAGGGATCTTCGCGGGTGCGGGCGAGCTGGTAGTCGGCCTTGGTCCGGCCTTGCTTGGAATCGTACTGCGGGCCGTAGTCGTGATTGCCGAGCAGGGCGTAGAAGGGGCAGTCGAAGTCCTTCTTGGGATACATGCCGGAGAAGCGCGCGGCGAATTGCTCGGGCATGAAGTTGCCGTAGAAGTTATCGCCGAGGGCGAGGACGCAGGAGAGCGGGCGGCCGAGGGACTTGGTGAATTTCGCCATCTGGGTGGCGACCAGGCGTTGGTTCTCGTTGTTGGTGCCGTAGTCGCCGACGGCGAGGAGGTCGAGGCCGCCGGGGGAGAACTTTGTTTCGGGCTCTGCTGCGCCGAGTCTGCCCATCAGGCCGCCGGTGATGAGGTTCGAACTGAAGAGGAGAGTGGTCTTCAGGGCATCGCGGCGGGTGATGGCAGGGCGGGTCATGAGTGAGGTGAGGAGTGGGAAATAGAGCAGGTTTTACGGGGGATGGGGAGGCGATTTTGCGTCGGGAATGAGCGAAGATGAGGGCGGTGTGCGAGAGGGCTGTGGGTGGATTCGCGAGGGTGGGGAGAGGTTCGGTCCTTTCCCATCTCGCTGCCCTTCAGGCCGCCGGTCCTCACGTAACAAAAACCCCGGCCGATGGCCGGGGCTGAGGACTTGTCGCACCTTTGGTGCTGAAGAGGAGTAGCGCTCAGGGGCGCTTTGAAGTCACTCGGTCGCTTTCTTGTGCTTCTTTTTCGGGACTGCGGTGAACTCGGCGAAGGTGAGCTTGCCGTCGTTGTTCTTGTCCTTGCGGCCGAAGATCTTGTCGGCCTTGGCGGCTTCGCGGCCGCCTTTTTCGAATTCGTCCTTGGAGAGCAGGCTATCGTGATCCTTGTCCTTGCGTTTGAAGATCTTGGCGGGGTCGGCCTTTTTCTTCGGTGCGGTGCCATCGGGCGCGGCGGTGGCGAAGGGCATGGAGAGCGCGAAGGCGAGCGCGATCAGGGTGCTGGTGGCTTTCATGGTGATGACTGATGACTGATGATTGTTGGTTGAAGTGAAAGGGATGGGGCGGACGCGTTTGCGTCGGGGAAGGGAGAGAGCCGGAACGGACCCTCCGGCGGGGCAGCCCGGGAATAACCCATAACCGGGCCGCCCCTTGGAGATCCACGACGTCGCGATCGCCATGTATGAATGGGTGTTGCAAGTTGCGCCGGGTGTTCCTCAGAGGCCGAGCATTTCCTCGATCTCGGACTTGGAGAGCGAGCGGTCGCCGTTCTTGTTGTATTGGTCGAATTTCTTGCCGGCGGCGTCCTGGTCGGTCTCGCCGGCGACGAACTCGTCGCGGCTGAGGGAGCCGTCCTTGTTGGAGTCCTTGCGGTGCATGTACTCCTGGATGGCGTCGCGTTTTTTCTCGCGGGCCTTTTTTTCCTCGGCCTCGCGCTTGTCAGCGGCCTTGTCGCGCTTCGGCGGGGCGAGGCGGGGCCGGGCGTCCACGGACGTGACCAGCGAGGCGATGATGAGAACGATCGGGATGGCTTTCATGGGGTCGAACGATGGGTAGGAGGCCAAGATTCGATTTCGCGAGGGCGCGAGGTGTTCTGGAATGGGTAGCGGCGTGTGGGCGGGCTCTTGTTTGAAATCCGGGATTCGAAAGTTGGGATTTCGAATCACCGGGGAAACCCGCCGGGGATTTGCCAGTTGCGCGAGGAATGTCATGATTCTGGCGGTACACTTCCTCCTTTGGCGAAATCCCCGGTCATGCCTTTGCCGAAACCCTTGTCCTTCGCACTCCTAGCGCTTGCCGCGGCGCCGCTTCCTGCCCTCGCGTGGCAGGCTGCGCCGGGCTCGATGCTGACGGAGTGGGGCGAGAAGCTGACCCCGGACACCGCCTGGCGCGAGTATCCGCGGCCCGAGCTGGCCCGCGAGCAGTGGGTGAATCTCAATGGGCTGTGGAGCTATGCGATCTCGCCGAAGGAGGCGACGGCGGCGCCCGAGTCAGCGGGTGAGATTCTGGTGCCATTCGCGATCGAGTCGTCGCTGTCCGGCGTGAAGAAGCGGATCACGGCGAATGACGCGATCTGGTATCGGCGCGAGTTCGAGCTCACGCCGACGGCGGGCAAGCGGGTGGTGCTGAATTTCGAGGCGGTGGATTACCAGTGCAGCGTGCGCGTGAATGGCACGGAGGTGGGCAGCCATACCGGTGGCAATCTGCCGTTTTCCTTCGACATCACGAAGGCGCTCAAGCCGGGCAAGAACACGCTGGAGCTGAAGGTGACCGATGGGACCGACAGCGGCTATCAGCTGCACGGCAAGCAGGTCAACGAGCCGCACGGGATCTGGTATACGCCGGTCAGCGGGATCTGGCAGACGGTGTGGCTGGAGGAGGTGGCGGAGAATCACATCACCGCGGTGAAGATCACGCCGTCGGTGTCCGGGAAGGTGGAGATTGCTCTAACAACCTCGGGTCCAGTCGCCGAGGCGAGCGTGGTGGCGTCGCTGAATGGCAAGGAGGTCTCAAGCGTCAGCGGGCCGTCTAACAAGATCTCCTTCACGATCCCCTCGCCGAAGCTGTGGTCGCCGGATTCGCCGACGCTCTACGATCTGGCGATCACGCTGGGCGAGGACAAGGTGAAGTCCTACACGGGCATCCGCGAGACGACGGTGGCGAAGGACGCGGATGGCAACCTGCGCTTCAACCTGAATGGCAAGCCGATCTTCCACTGGGGCACACTGGATCAGGGCTGGTGGCCGGATGGCCTGCTCACGCCGCCGTCGGAGGCAGCGATGCAGTCGGACATCGATTTCCTGAAGGCGGCGGGTTTCAATACGATCCGCAAGCACATCAAGGTGGAGCCGCGGCGCTACTACGCGTATTGCGATCGGATCGGGATGCTGGTGTGGCAGGATCAGGTTTCCTCCGGAACCGGTGGCGGGCGGAAGAAGGAAGGTTCCAGCAGCCCGCCGTGGACGCGGCTCGGGCCGGACCCCGTGGATGCGACGTGGCCGGATGCGGCGCATGAGCAATACATGGCGGAGCTGAAGGGGATGATCGATCATCTCTACAGCCACCCGGCGATCGTGACGTGGGTGCCTTTCAATGAAGCGTGGGGGCAGCATCGGACGATGGAGGTGGGCAAGTGGATCGTGCCGTATGATCCGACGCGGCAGGTCAATATCGCGTCCGGTGGGAATTGGTGGCCGGTGGGGAATATCGTGGATGAGCATCGCTATCCGGATCCCGGATTTCCTTTCAAGCAGGCGGAGCGATTCGATGGGTATGTGAAGGTGGTCGGCGAATTCGGCGGGCACGGCTTTCCGGTGGAGGGTCACCTGTGGGATCCGAATGCGCGGAACTGGGGCTATGGCGGACTGCCGAAGGACAAGGACGAGTGGCTGGAGCGGTATAAGAAATCGATCCGCGTGCTTGCCGACCTGAAGTCGCAGGGCGTTGCCGCTGGTATCTACACGCAGACCACGGATGTGGAGGGTGAGATCAACGGGCTGATCACGTATGATCGCAAGGTTCGCAAGCTGACGCCGGAAGCGCTGGCGGCGATTCATCGAGGAGCGGGCTTGATCGATGGTGGCCGCAAGTCTGCGGCACGACGCGAGGAAGGCAGCACCGGTGAGAACTTCCCATCGCCGAAGCCGGCGCCGGTACAGCCCGCGATGTCGCGTGCGGAAATCGAGGCGGGGCTCGCGAGCCATGACAAGGCGATCTACATCAAGGAAGGCTGGATCCGTGATCCCTACATCACGCTGGGGCCGGACGATCTCTACTATCTAACGGGGACGACGCCGAATCCGAATGATCCGCGCGAGAAGAGCGATCCGTATAACGTGGGCCTGGGTGACAACTCGATCGTGGGCAGCGTGGTGCAGGTGTGGCGGAGCAAGGATCTGGTGGAGTGGGAGTATCTCGGCACGCCTTTCACGCTGAAGGATGGCATGCGGATGAGGCCCGGGAAATTCGTGTGGGCGCCTGAGCTTCACTGGATGGGGGATCGCTGGGCGCTGGTGCATTGCCCCGCTGCGAGTGCGAATTTTTCGCTGACGGAAGGGAAGGATCTCAAGGGGCCGTGGACGAACCCGATGAAGCCGGGCAAGCTCGGCGAGAAGCATGATCCCTCGCTCTTCAAGGATGGGGACACGTGGTGGATGCTGTGGCAGAACACGCTGATCGCGCCGCTGTCGAAGGATCTCGCCAGCTTCACCGCGGAGCCGGTGCGGATCGATCCCTCGGGCA from Luteolibacter sp. Y139 includes the following:
- a CDS encoding phage tail protein, whose protein sequence is MNRLLPRHSRTGLPAHRLASRFAAAALLLGVASLHAADITAVTGSSSPMDTVQPGLVVRSQFVMTGVYPTPGDGLPGLPPNDGYLGEIHFSAGDIAIGDPEADGRLIPVTGNTAVYSILFTRYGGNGVQNFALPDLRGTVPVQPGQGSGLTAVTLAGKSGSEKVALVAENLPRHGHTLHTLQLNFTGEVATSPFENRQSSLGLNFLINGAGELRLFAGDFAPSGWALAQGQLLSIDEYPDLYAALGTAWGGDGVSTFALPDLRGRVPVGAGQGPGLTSRTLGQTFGSETTVLSGLNLPAHTHGYGGASTSSSGTSTPIDTVQPSAAIQIGIVTLGLFPQVGHNGYNGHTLGEIVMYAGALPADVTPADGRTLPINSNNALHQVVGDVYGGNGQTTFGLPDFRGRTPMGRGTGSGLTARALAEKVGVETHVVTPAEMPAHQHVIPETMVIPNASFEADFYGNWPGYASNNNNGRITGWSWSGQVGINPVRDPSPSYPFADNGAIPAGSQVAIVQSQNGNEGSMVTTVAGLTPGTRYTVSFRANARDYLGSVPAATWSLECGANSPAKPAVPFNVSPRVGGTNPYYRVTGTFIATSSLLDIRLRNQTSVDSTVLLDDFKLTAEDFSSPWRIRPWNDDASSGVGTGQFFNTESWAYALGTPVGGLDLNGVRVGGLPSSNLNAPGKVKIEGADFGGVFQSGSQSTVPGNSGGASGTIGDQFVRGQKNVTITLDGLVTGQGYRVQVFGAGSASSGSCLATFSSGNDSIEVDEGLYGAAQGIRTEYLFTADAATRVIRVQSHDPNNTYRLYGIALDKTGPVFSVEEVNGGSAQVIPSGGSFDFGFVALPLHSVTKNFLLRNSGAGGLVVISVLGPFGSPLRFSMQPQSFDLNGTLATGQAVPFQVTYDPGSGGPAQDLLRFYMGGSQFIDFTLKGDSALSYANWSAGQFPGNPGNAAGTADPDRDGLPNLLEYSLRGDPKAFTSARLGQPSAPNAGMRRLSFPYHPSIVDVTWTLQYSANLSGWTDVYRYQRATGGTALLPGVTGAANAGAQMIDVNVPDGALFQGKGFWRVKAE
- a CDS encoding tetratricopeptide repeat protein, with amino-acid sequence MIRISAVLSLLFAGVLCADPAAEVPAAEGVHAKVDALMKAQRADEAVVLLEAALKDHPDDVEALRKLGSIYAMVLRQPEKGALLLEKGAKTGDKKSLQALALTQLSMQDDKGMLAYKKLYVDNYENLGGARVVCFYIAGQERDGGLFNQLLLKTPWDDIEKDKNLSMMIAKTAKRLVENDRVEGADAPEGKADGEGK
- a CDS encoding metallophosphoesterase, with the protein product MTRPAITRRDALKTTLLFSSNLITGGLMGRLGAAEPETKFSPGGLDLLAVGDYGTNNENQRLVATQMAKFTKSLGRPLSCVLALGDNFYGNFMPEQFAARFSGMYPKKDFDCPFYALLGNHDYGPQYDSKQGRTKADYQLARTREDPSSRWKMPAKWHAFELGPKGQPLVKVIYLDGNNFEGALTPQEKLAQHRWLEAEMAKPTNAKWLWMVSHFPIFSETKDRGDKQGEKLLAQWEPYLRDKRVSLYISGHDHNLQHLQVEGFSPDFVISGGGGASRYEVIGTGRGFSMQTRGFNHIHVTDEKMTVQFINPEGQRIHAYERDLLGKTTVLKA
- a CDS encoding family 43 glycosylhydrolase, producing the protein MSFALLALAAAPLPALAWQAAPGSMLTEWGEKLTPDTAWREYPRPELAREQWVNLNGLWSYAISPKEATAAPESAGEILVPFAIESSLSGVKKRITANDAIWYRREFELTPTAGKRVVLNFEAVDYQCSVRVNGTEVGSHTGGNLPFSFDITKALKPGKNTLELKVTDGTDSGYQLHGKQVNEPHGIWYTPVSGIWQTVWLEEVAENHITAVKITPSVSGKVEIALTTSGPVAEASVVASLNGKEVSSVSGPSNKISFTIPSPKLWSPDSPTLYDLAITLGEDKVKSYTGIRETTVAKDADGNLRFNLNGKPIFHWGTLDQGWWPDGLLTPPSEAAMQSDIDFLKAAGFNTIRKHIKVEPRRYYAYCDRIGMLVWQDQVSSGTGGGRKKEGSSSPPWTRLGPDPVDATWPDAAHEQYMAELKGMIDHLYSHPAIVTWVPFNEAWGQHRTMEVGKWIVPYDPTRQVNIASGGNWWPVGNIVDEHRYPDPGFPFKQAERFDGYVKVVGEFGGHGFPVEGHLWDPNARNWGYGGLPKDKDEWLERYKKSIRVLADLKSQGVAAGIYTQTTDVEGEINGLITYDRKVRKLTPEALAAIHRGAGLIDGGRKSAARREEGSTGENFPSPKPAPVQPAMSRAEIEAGLASHDKAIYIKEGWIRDPYITLGPDDLYYLTGTTPNPNDPREKSDPYNVGLGDNSIVGSVVQVWRSKDLVEWEYLGTPFTLKDGMRMRPGKFVWAPELHWMGDRWALVHCPAASANFSLTEGKDLKGPWTNPMKPGKLGEKHDPSLFKDGDTWWMLWQNTLIAPLSKDLASFTAEPVRIDPSGSRPGPKGEPISRIGHEGATMIKVGDKYVHIGTAWSTDKGRKGSYNLYYCSADKITGPYGPRKFAGRFLGHGTPFQTRDGKWWCTAFFNGNVPPLSREGIEKRDLGSDAQTINQRGVTLVPLEVGMKDGDVSIRAIDPAYGTPGPDEAQKF